ACCGGCGCATTCCGGTGCTTTTTCGATAAACCAGACGTAAAATTGGAATGTCCGCAATCAGTGGTTGGAGGCAGAAATGACTACCGCATCCCCACATGCGCACGGCGTTCACTTTGGGCGGGCAGATGTCCAGAACGTCGGCATGGGTGTAGGTATCGTCTTGATGGTGGTGGGTGTGCTCGGATTCATCCCGGGCGTCACCGCGCGGTACAGCGAAATGATGTTCCTGGGGCCTGATTCGCACGCCATGTTCCTTGGCCTGTTCCAGGTGTCCATGCTGCTCAACATTGTGCAGCTGGCCATCGGTGCGGCCGGGTGGGCTATGTCCCGCAAGGAAATGGGTGCACGAAACTTCCTTATGGGCTTTGGTGCGCTGTACATCGTCCTCAGTATCTTCGGGCTCAGTGTCGGAGTTGATTCGGTGGCCAATTTCCTGTCGCTGAACACTGCGGACAACTGGACCCATATGATCCTGGGCGTACTGATGGTTGCCGCAGGCTGGATGTTCTCACGGATGTCAGCCACGGACAGGAAATAACCCGGATCCATCGAAGCCGGGAACTAGGAGCCGCGAATGAGTGAAGATTCATAGCAGTCTGAATATTCGTCCTACTGGTTGGTGCAGGTGCTCTGCGGGTCTCGCAGACAGCTGCACCAGCTTTTTGCTGTCAGCCCAAGCGGCCCACCGGAGCAGAAACCGTCCTCCTGTGAATATTTTTACTTACTTGCGAAAGATCGCGCCCTGCGAGGAAGAAGGACACCCAATTGCTGGACTTACACGCCGGGAGCCAATAAGACTGTTTACAACAGCTGGCTTGGCGTGTAATTCCTGCGTTTAATCCGGCCGTGTTCCAGCAGTTGCATCGTTTGGGTCTCCACCGCTACGCCTGTTCCAACATTGAAAGGACCTGGTCATGCCGGACTTATCAGCTTTCATCCCGCTTATTGCCACCTTAATCGGGGCGGTGGTCATTGTTGGAGTTATCAGGCTGGCAATAAAACTGATGTGGAAGGTGGCCGAACCCAACGAAGCGCTCATAATTTCAGGCCTGACCCGGGGAAGCCAGGACACCCGGGACGGAATGGACTTTAAGATCGTCACCGGCAAGGGCGCCCTGGTGCTTCCCGGGCTCCAAACTGTCAGAACCTTGGCCCTGACGCTGAATGAAACAGAGCTTAAGGTTTCCTGTGTGACTTCGCAGGGCATCCAGGTGATCGTGGACGGCGTCGTCATTTACAAAATCGGCGACGCCGCCCCCTTCATCGCCAATGCAGCGCGAAGATTTCTCGGCCAGCAGCCCAAAATGGAGAGCCAGGTCTACAACGTTTTTGAAGGACACCTGCGCTCCATCATCGGCAGCATGACGGTTGAAGAAATCATCCGTGAGCGCGACAAACTTGCTTCGCAGGTCCGCAGCGCCAGCGGCGTTGAAATGGAGAAGCTCGGCCTTGTGGTCGATTCGCTCCAAATCAAGGACCTTCAGGATCCCACCGGATACATCCAAAACATTGCCAAGCCGCATATTGCCCAGGTCAAGATGGAGGCCCGCATCGCAGAGGCCACAAGGAACCGCGAAGCGGCGGAAAAGGAAGCCGAGGCGGCGGCCCTGATTGCCGACGCGCAGAGCCTCTCTGCGATCAGGCAATCTGTGGCGCAGGCCAATGCCGAAAGGGCAAAGGCGAATGCCGCCCAGGCCGGACCCCTGGCCGACGCAACGGCCCGCCAGCAGGTGGTGGTCCAGGAGACTGAAGTGGCCAAGCTTGAGGCGGACCGTGAGGAGCAAAAACTCCAGACCACCGTCCGCAAGCCCGCCGATGCCAAGGCCTACGCAAAGCGCACCGACGCCGAGGGCCAAAAGTCTGCCGACATCAGCGCCGCCGAAGCACGCGCCCGGCAAACGGAACTGGAAGCGCAGGCAAATGCCCGGCGCACCGAACTCCAGGCCCAGGCCAACGCCACTGCTGCGGCAGCCGCTGCCGGAGCCACCCGTGTTACCGGCGAAGCGGAGGCGGCAGCAACAAAGGCACGCGGCGATGCCACCGCCTCCGCAGTAAAGGCCAAGGCGCTGGCCGAGGCAGAGGGCATCAAAGCCCGCGCCGAAGCGCTCGGGACCAATCAGGATGCTGTCATTTCCCAGCAGCTGGCTGAGAACATGCCGGCCATCATCGCGGCCGCAGCCGAGCCGTTTGCCCACGTGGGGCAGCTGACTGTCCTGAACGGCGGCGAAGGCATCAACCGCATGATCGGCGGAATTCTGACCCAGGCGGGCGACTACCTCCCGGCCCTCGCCTCCGCCCTCAAGAACGGCAGGCAGGCAACAAAACCACCGCCGAAAGCTCCCGATGCATAGAGATGTTGACCGGAGCCTCACCGGCAAGATCGGCCGGGTCACCGGACGCATCGGGCCCGGCACCATTGGCGAAGTCATGCTTCCGTTCCACGGCGGCACAAGCGCCTTCCACGCCCATCCCTTTGATAGGACCAGCGTTTTCGCGGTAGGGGATGACGTGCTGGTGATCTACCTTGATCCGCCCCAGACGGTTTATGTTGATGAACTGCCGGATGTTCTCAAAACTAGAACATAGATGCCGTCAGACCCTGCGGGAGCCGGAACAGAACCCTGCGAGAATGGGCCCATGACAGCCATCATCCTGGGGTGGGACCCTGACCGCTGGAACTGCTGGAACTATGCCGCCGTGGTAGAGCAGGTAGCTGAAACCGGCCAGTTCCTAGCCAGCTGGAACGTGGGCAGCCTCCAGGACACACCCTCCGGAGCAGAAGCCTGGCTCGTCGTGGAGGGCCGCGCAGGGAACGGGCTGCTGGGCCACGGCGTCATTGTCTCGGAACAACCGCACGCCGCGCCGCAGCAGGCCGAGCCCGGAAAGACCTCAATGCAGGTCCGCGCAGTGTTCGATGCCCTCCTGCCCTTGGGCGAACAGCTCCCTCTCGGGATCCTCGAAGATACCCTGCCTGCGGAGCCCTGGGATGGGGTCTACGGCTCCGGGCTGACCATCGGCCCGTCCGATGAGGCGAAAATCCGTGAACTCTGGAGCAGGTTGGGCCCGGCGTCGGTATCGGACCCGACGCAGCCTGTGCCCGGTACGTACCCTGAAGAGTCCGTGAGCAGGGTCGAGGTGAACCGCTACGAACGCAGCCCGGAGGCACGGCGGGCATGCATCGCCCATCATGGTCCCGGCTGTGCAGCGTGCGGGTTCTCCTTCGAAATCGCCTACGGGGAGATCGGCAAGGACTTCATCCATGTCCACCACATCGTGCCGGCTTCACAGCTCGGCAGCAGCTATCAGCTGGATCCGATCACTGACCTGGTGCCGCTCTGCGCCAACTGCCACGCGATGGCGCACCAGGGCGTGAGCACACCGCGCACCGTGGCGGAACTGCGGCGGATCATCGCCGGCGCCGGGTTCCTGGGCGGCTCAACGCTGGGGCCCGGGGAACTGGAGGCCCAGCGCGACGCCCAGCGGATCCTGCGGCAGGACTAGCCTCGCCCGTCTGCGTGGATCCCTCCGGGTCCGCTGGCTGCTCGGCCGAGGGCCGCCTCGGGGGGGACCGCATCCCGAGGACCACGTAGCGAGGGACCGCCCCGCGATTGGCCCGTTAGACGATGGCAGGCCGCGCGCGGCGTATGGGAATGAGCGTGCGGGGCGGCTCGGCTGCGTCCAGGAACTTGAGGATGAGTGCGGTGAGGACGTCCGGTTGTTCAATTGGGACCGCGTGAGAAGCTCCGGGGACGACGGCGAGCTGGCCTTCGGGCAGAGCTTCGTACAGCGAGAAGGTATGGGGGAATGCGACCACGTCGTCGTCACCAACTACGACCAGTGCCGGTCGGGTGATTTGCCCGACGTCGGCGGTGGTGAGCGTCGGCTCCGAACCAAACATGGTGAAACTCTTGCTGAAGACGGCCTCCAGATGCTCGGCTCCGTCGGGCGATCGTTGGATGTATGCGTTGCTCAGTTCCTGTGCAAGCGGCGACTCCGGGTCCATCTCCGCGGGCACGACGCCGTCGTAGTGGTAGTTCGTACCAATGACAACAAGCTTGTGCACGAGATCGGGGCGTTTGAGCGCGACGAGGAGCGCAACGATCCCACCGTCGCTCCACCCCACGAGATGGGCCGGGCCGCCAACCACCTGCTCGAGCACCCGAACGGTTTCGGTCGCCATGTCCGCATAGTGGAACTCTGCAGCGGTGTCCGCGGTATAGCCATGGCCACGGCGATCGAACGCGACTACGCGGTAACGCTCGGCGAGACCTGGCCCAATGCTATTGAGCAGCGCGTCACTGTTGCTCAGTCCGCCGTGCAACAGCAGGAGCGGTGCGCCGGGACCGCTGCGGTCGTCGACCCACGTCGGGTGCCCGTCAATGTCCACATAGCTGCCCATGGTTCACTCCATCCTGGCCGATCCCGGACTCATCGACAGTTGATCTTCCGTGG
This genomic interval from Micrococcaceae bacterium Sec5.7 contains the following:
- a CDS encoding alpha/beta hydrolase translates to MGSYVDIDGHPTWVDDRSGPGAPLLLLHGGLSNSDALLNSIGPGLAERYRVVAFDRRGHGYTADTAAEFHYADMATETVRVLEQVVGGPAHLVGWSDGGIVALLVALKRPDLVHKLVVIGTNYHYDGVVPAEMDPESPLAQELSNAYIQRSPDGAEHLEAVFSKSFTMFGSEPTLTTADVGQITRPALVVVGDDDVVAFPHTFSLYEALPEGQLAVVPGASHAVPIEQPDVLTALILKFLDAAEPPRTLIPIRRARPAIV
- a CDS encoding DUF4383 domain-containing protein; amino-acid sequence: MTTASPHAHGVHFGRADVQNVGMGVGIVLMVVGVLGFIPGVTARYSEMMFLGPDSHAMFLGLFQVSMLLNIVQLAIGAAGWAMSRKEMGARNFLMGFGALYIVLSIFGLSVGVDSVANFLSLNTADNWTHMILGVLMVAAGWMFSRMSATDRK
- a CDS encoding SPFH domain-containing protein, whose amino-acid sequence is MPDLSAFIPLIATLIGAVVIVGVIRLAIKLMWKVAEPNEALIISGLTRGSQDTRDGMDFKIVTGKGALVLPGLQTVRTLALTLNETELKVSCVTSQGIQVIVDGVVIYKIGDAAPFIANAARRFLGQQPKMESQVYNVFEGHLRSIIGSMTVEEIIRERDKLASQVRSASGVEMEKLGLVVDSLQIKDLQDPTGYIQNIAKPHIAQVKMEARIAEATRNREAAEKEAEAAALIADAQSLSAIRQSVAQANAERAKANAAQAGPLADATARQQVVVQETEVAKLEADREEQKLQTTVRKPADAKAYAKRTDAEGQKSADISAAEARARQTELEAQANARRTELQAQANATAAAAAAGATRVTGEAEAAATKARGDATASAVKAKALAEAEGIKARAEALGTNQDAVISQQLAENMPAIIAAAAEPFAHVGQLTVLNGGEGINRMIGGILTQAGDYLPALASALKNGRQATKPPPKAPDA
- a CDS encoding HNH endonuclease, with the protein product MTAIILGWDPDRWNCWNYAAVVEQVAETGQFLASWNVGSLQDTPSGAEAWLVVEGRAGNGLLGHGVIVSEQPHAAPQQAEPGKTSMQVRAVFDALLPLGEQLPLGILEDTLPAEPWDGVYGSGLTIGPSDEAKIRELWSRLGPASVSDPTQPVPGTYPEESVSRVEVNRYERSPEARRACIAHHGPGCAACGFSFEIAYGEIGKDFIHVHHIVPASQLGSSYQLDPITDLVPLCANCHAMAHQGVSTPRTVAELRRIIAGAGFLGGSTLGPGELEAQRDAQRILRQD